The Lolium rigidum isolate FL_2022 chromosome 2, APGP_CSIRO_Lrig_0.1, whole genome shotgun sequence genomic interval CGACCGTTTCCCATGCAAACCCCTTGAATTGAATGCGaccaaaaagaaagaaagaatacTCCAACCCGCGGCTGCAGCCGCCAACCGCGCCGCGCAGCTTCGTTCGGTGCCGCTACCCACCAGCCATCCCAGATGAGATCGCGTTGCCAGTCAATTTCCAGACGGTCAGCCGTCAGCGGCGCAGCCATTTCTCTTCCTCCGGAAGCCACCACCAGCCTAGCTAGCTCCTCGCCGGAACGCGGTTTTGCTAGCAGACCCCATCCACGCTTAAAAGACGCCACCCAAACTGTTCCACACCACCAATCACAACACATTCCGAAGAGAAGAGAAACCTTCTTCCCGCCCTCGCCTTGCTTGCTCCATCCTGCACCTGAATTCTCATCGGAGGAGCTACTGGCAGACTAACATGGTGCACCACCAACGGGCGAGCCTTCTGCTGCACCACACCCAGCAGCAGGATCAGGAGGCAGCTGGAGGCAACAAGGTCGAGGAGCTCCGGTGCCGGCTGGCGGACTGCGCGTGCCACCACCGGAAGCACGGCCACGACGCGCTCCTGCTCATGCTCGCCGGCTTCGCCTTCGTCTCCTGCCTCCTCCTCGTGCTGCTCCTCCCCAGCAGCCCCTTCTCCGCCGCGATGGACGACCTCCTGCAGCTCGGCAGGTCCACGCGGTGCGACCAAGAGACGACTCCACCGGCGGCAGCGCCAGCGCCCTGCTCGGCGGTTTCCAACGGCACCATCTGCTGCGACCGCACCGCGCTGCGCACCGACGTCTGCGTCATGCGCGGGGACGTCCGCACCCAGGGCGCCACCAACTCGCTCTTCCTCCTACTCCCCGCCAACTCCACCTCCGCCGACGAGCGCATCCGCCCCTACACCCGCAAGTGGGAGTCCAGCGTGATGAGCACCATCGACGAGCTCCGCCTCCGCACCGTGCCCGAAGCCTCGCGCTGCGACGTCCGGCACGACGTCCCCGCCGTCATCTTCTCCACCGGCGGCTACACCGGCAACGTCTACCACGAGTTCAACGACGGCATCATCCCGCTCTACATCACCGCGCGGCGGTACAACAGGAAGGTGGTCTTCGTCATGCTCGAGTACCACGACTGGTGGATCACCAAGTACGGCCACGTCCTGGACCAGCTCTCCGACCACGCGCCCATCGACTTCGCCAGCGACAACCGGACCCACTGCTTCCCGGAGGCCGTCGTGGGGCTGCGCATCCACGACGAGCTCGCCGTCGACGCGTCGCGGATGCCGGGGAGCGAGAGCATCCAGGACTTCCGCCAGATGCTCGACGAAGCGCACCGCGGCCGCGTCGAGGCCATCATCCAGGAGGAAAAGGAAAAGACCAAGGCGGCCGCGGCCCCAGCGGTCGGGAGCGACGACAAGCCGCGGCTGGTGATCGTGTCGCGGAACGGGTCCCGCGCGATCGAGAACGAGGCCGAGCTGGCCCGCGCGGCGAGGAGGGCCGGGTTCCGCGTGGACCTGCTGCGGCCGCGCCCGGACACGGAGCTCGCGCAGATGTACCGCGTCCTCAACGGGTCCGACGTGATGGTCGGCGTGCACGGCGCCGCCATGACCCACTTTCTCTTCATGCGTCCGGGCTCCGTCTTCATCCAGGTGGTGCCGCTCGGCACCGACTGGGCCGCCGAGAACTACTACGGCGAGCCCGCGCGCCGGCTCGGCCTGCGCTACATCCCCTACAAGATCCTCCCGTCCGAGAGCTCGCTGTACCGGCAGTACGCCAGGGACGACCCCGTGCTCACTGACCCTGCCGCCGTGAACGCCAAGGGGTGGCAGGTCACCAAGAAGGTCTACCTGGACGGGCAGAATGTGCGCCTGGACATGGCGCGCTTCCGGCGCCGGCTGCGCGAGGCCTACGGTCACTGGGCGGCGCAGAGGCTGGGTCAACCACTGTAACATGGGTGTGTGAATACcgcgtttttcttcttttttttttttggacagaGGATGAATACTGTACAGACAAATTCTTTTTTAATACAGACAAATTCTTTTGTTGTTTACAACGCTGGCTGCACTAGTTTTTGCATGTACGAGATCTTCTCACATGTGAGGCGGAATAGAGACGTTGTGGTGTGGTGCACAAAATGAATGGAGACACATagctaaagtttttttttttttttgaaacaagacaaaaaaaattGTTCAGTAATTATGTATTTTGCAAAAGAATTACTCCGTGGGTGTTACAGAAACAAAACTGAACCAGGTGTTGAACTCTTGTTCAATATGAAGTGatcagggttagcaattcccacgGCGTCTCATTCAAGAAAAATAGTTGTGTGATTGTGTCCATTCAGCAGAGAAGTTTCCATGGCTTCGAAGCATGTTACCTGTGCTAATTCATTGCCAAAGAATCTATAGTGCTAACTGCTCTGTTGACATTCGTTAACACGCTAACTCGCTGTTAGAGACATCTGAACCATCTGCCGGTGCTTCCTAGTACTCGTTGAGTTGGAGATTAGGCGTGTCGTCCATGTAGTAAAGCCAGCATGGAC includes:
- the LOC124688131 gene encoding xylan glycosyltransferase MUCI21-like, coding for MVHHQRASLLLHHTQQQDQEAAGGNKVEELRCRLADCACHHRKHGHDALLLMLAGFAFVSCLLLVLLLPSSPFSAAMDDLLQLGRSTRCDQETTPPAAAPAPCSAVSNGTICCDRTALRTDVCVMRGDVRTQGATNSLFLLLPANSTSADERIRPYTRKWESSVMSTIDELRLRTVPEASRCDVRHDVPAVIFSTGGYTGNVYHEFNDGIIPLYITARRYNRKVVFVMLEYHDWWITKYGHVLDQLSDHAPIDFASDNRTHCFPEAVVGLRIHDELAVDASRMPGSESIQDFRQMLDEAHRGRVEAIIQEEKEKTKAAAAPAVGSDDKPRLVIVSRNGSRAIENEAELARAARRAGFRVDLLRPRPDTELAQMYRVLNGSDVMVGVHGAAMTHFLFMRPGSVFIQVVPLGTDWAAENYYGEPARRLGLRYIPYKILPSESSLYRQYARDDPVLTDPAAVNAKGWQVTKKVYLDGQNVRLDMARFRRRLREAYGHWAAQRLGQPL